A portion of the Longimicrobiales bacterium genome contains these proteins:
- the trpA gene encoding tryptophan synthase subunit alpha, translating into MIASAFAARRAEGRATLVPYVTAGHPDVGSTVELLTAISDAGADVLEVGVPFSDPLADGPTIQRSSFASLESGTTVQRVLADVAAFRALRDTPVVLFTYLNPVLRFGVTRFLAEASAAGVDGLLLTDLPTGADEQIEDAISESSLDFIRLVAPTTPPERIPEIGRSGSGFLYYISRTGVTGAKSELPEGLELEVRTIRDVVELPVAVGFGISTPDQAAEVGRLADGVVVGSALVRTLDESGIEAGESFVGALRTALDAST; encoded by the coding sequence GTGATCGCGTCCGCATTCGCAGCGCGCCGGGCCGAGGGCCGGGCGACACTGGTCCCGTATGTCACCGCCGGGCATCCGGACGTGGGATCGACCGTCGAGCTGTTGACCGCGATATCGGATGCAGGAGCGGACGTACTCGAGGTTGGTGTTCCGTTCTCCGACCCTCTGGCAGATGGCCCGACGATCCAGAGATCGTCGTTCGCATCGCTGGAGAGCGGGACGACCGTCCAGCGGGTGCTTGCAGACGTCGCGGCCTTTCGTGCGCTTCGCGACACTCCGGTCGTCTTGTTCACGTACCTGAATCCCGTACTGCGCTTCGGCGTCACCCGATTTCTTGCGGAGGCGAGCGCCGCCGGTGTGGACGGACTGCTGCTGACGGATCTCCCGACGGGAGCCGACGAGCAGATCGAAGACGCCATCTCGGAGTCGTCTTTGGACTTCATCCGACTTGTCGCGCCGACTACCCCACCCGAACGAATTCCTGAAATCGGTCGAAGTGGGAGTGGTTTTCTTTACTACATCTCTCGGACCGGAGTGACAGGGGCGAAGAGCGAGTTGCCGGAGGGCCTGGAATTAGAAGTACGGACGATCCGTGATGTCGTCGAGTTGCCCGTCGCCGTCGGGTTCGGGATTTCGACTCCCGATCAGGCAGCAGAGGTAGGTCGACTGGCCGACGGTGTCGTGGTCGGTAGTGCACTGGTCCGGACGCTTGACGAAAGCGGAATCGAGGCAGGGGAAAGCTTCGTAGGCGCTCTCAGGACAGCTCTGGACGCGAGCACGTAG